One Stenotrophomonas oahuensis genomic region harbors:
- a CDS encoding alginate export family protein, protein MLRVLSLALAAVTAPAFAQDCVGAAGGQCTMLANGTRVQWDASLRLRGMYYDPTRFGVQGGVEDGYGLLRALGSVQLSRGQWQGYAQLGVHGEQGRAGGPGGTDQGALDLQQGYVRWQGEAFGLQIGRQEIPYGSSRILSVRDGPNIRLAFDGVRGRWQRARWQVDALALRPVDNRPGAFDDRSDEGQYLVGSYATRRGASAGNGVDLYLLGYGRDGARFASASGDERRTTLGTRLFARQPRWDANVELVVQDGTLSRPQGSLDIRAWTVASDIGLRFPGVRLQPRLGIKADIASGDANPNDGRLQTFNALYPKAAYFSEASLLAPANLVDVQPTLTLTPRQGLTTEFGWQLAWKHRRNDAIYTTPTPLSAIPGSAGTARRIGQQFKWETTWKASPHWQWQGQLAWFEAGPGLRQSGGRNTLFASVVGAWQW, encoded by the coding sequence GTGCTTCGCGTTCTAAGCCTGGCGCTGGCAGCAGTGACGGCCCCCGCGTTCGCCCAGGACTGCGTCGGTGCGGCAGGCGGCCAATGCACGATGCTGGCCAATGGCACCCGCGTGCAATGGGATGCCTCGCTGCGCCTGCGCGGGATGTATTACGACCCCACGCGCTTTGGCGTGCAGGGTGGGGTGGAAGACGGCTACGGACTATTGCGCGCGCTGGGCTCAGTGCAGCTGAGTCGCGGGCAGTGGCAGGGCTATGCGCAGCTGGGGGTGCATGGTGAGCAGGGTCGTGCTGGCGGACCCGGCGGAACCGACCAGGGCGCGCTGGACCTGCAGCAGGGCTATGTGCGCTGGCAGGGCGAGGCGTTCGGGCTGCAGATTGGCCGGCAGGAGATTCCGTATGGCAGCTCGCGCATTCTGTCGGTGCGCGACGGCCCCAACATCCGGCTGGCCTTCGATGGCGTGCGCGGGCGCTGGCAGCGCGCGCGTTGGCAGGTGGATGCGCTGGCGCTGCGCCCGGTTGACAACCGGCCGGGTGCGTTCGATGACCGTAGCGATGAAGGGCAGTATCTGGTGGGTTCGTATGCCACACGGCGCGGCGCATCTGCAGGCAATGGCGTGGATCTGTACCTGTTGGGCTACGGACGTGACGGTGCGCGCTTTGCCAGTGCCAGCGGCGATGAGCGGCGGACCACGCTGGGCACCCGGCTGTTCGCACGCCAGCCGCGCTGGGACGCCAATGTGGAACTGGTGGTGCAGGACGGCACGCTGTCGCGCCCTCAGGGTTCGCTGGATATCCGTGCGTGGACCGTGGCCAGCGACATCGGGCTGCGCTTCCCGGGCGTGCGCCTGCAGCCCCGGCTGGGGATCAAGGCGGATATCGCCAGTGGCGATGCCAACCCGAATGACGGCCGTCTGCAGACCTTCAACGCGCTGTACCCCAAGGCGGCGTACTTCAGCGAGGCCAGCCTGCTGGCACCGGCCAACCTGGTGGACGTGCAGCCCACGCTGACCCTGACCCCACGCCAGGGCCTGACCACCGAGTTCGGCTGGCAGCTGGCCTGGAAGCACCGGCGCAATGACGCCATTTACACCACCCCCACACCCCTGAGTGCGATACCCGGCAGTGCCGGCACCGCGCGGCGCATCGGCCAGCAGTTCAAGTGGGAAACCACCTGGAAGGCCAGCCCGCATTGGCAGTGGCAGGGCCAGCTGGCCTGGTTCGAGGCCGGCCCCGGGCTGCGCCAGAGTGGTGGCCGCAACACCCTGTTTGCCTCGGTAGTAGGAGCATGGCAATGGTAG
- a CDS encoding MFS transporter: protein MVEKQHAAAEAAPSEGAWSPLKVKLFRAMWLAILGSNVGTWINDVAAAWVMAERTGSPLMVALVQSATTVPVVLLALAAGTLADIVDRRRYLLLTQGWMLLVAGTLAVFSGLGLLTPPLLVVLTFAMGCGAAMAMPAQAAVVSELVPRPMLASAVALNSIGINIARSLGPAIGGLIVAQLGPAWAFGANALSFSLMLWVLWRWKRAPEASALPPEGFGAGLRAGLRYALRAGRLQAVLIKSAGFFFFASAATALLPLVVRGELQGGAGLYGFLLGCIGIGAVAGALLLPILRAKLDRDLLVLLATLALAVSLLGLAWVRSTVLLPLAMLVNGFAWITVLSSLQIAAQTAVPPWVRARALSLYIMVFSLGMAAGGLSWGSVAQRSSIPLALTIAAIGAVVAGLLVWRVRIAGTETLDLRPAGTWPAPELAQPVSHDRGPVLVTVEYRIEAADRAAFHGLIGELGRIRRRDGAVVWGVAEDVATPGIHLEYFVTSSWVEHLRQHERVTAEDRVYQERIRELHRGEHAPVVRHFVGGDGVLKHMGHHHHHDLG, encoded by the coding sequence ATGGTAGAGAAACAACACGCAGCGGCTGAGGCTGCGCCGTCTGAAGGCGCATGGTCGCCGCTGAAGGTGAAGCTGTTCCGCGCGATGTGGCTGGCCATTCTGGGCAGCAACGTCGGCACCTGGATCAACGACGTGGCGGCCGCCTGGGTAATGGCCGAGCGCACGGGTTCGCCGCTGATGGTGGCGCTGGTGCAGTCCGCCACCACCGTGCCGGTGGTGCTGCTGGCGCTGGCCGCCGGCACCCTGGCCGATATCGTTGACCGCCGGCGCTACCTGCTGCTCACGCAAGGCTGGATGCTGCTGGTGGCGGGCACGCTCGCCGTGTTCAGCGGGTTGGGCCTGCTGACGCCGCCGCTGCTGGTGGTGCTGACCTTTGCGATGGGCTGTGGCGCGGCGATGGCGATGCCTGCGCAGGCTGCGGTGGTGTCTGAACTGGTGCCGCGCCCGATGCTGGCGTCGGCGGTGGCGCTCAACTCCATTGGCATCAACATCGCACGCTCGCTTGGGCCTGCCATCGGTGGCCTGATCGTGGCGCAGCTGGGCCCGGCGTGGGCGTTCGGTGCCAATGCACTGAGTTTCAGCCTGATGTTGTGGGTGCTGTGGCGCTGGAAGCGTGCGCCGGAAGCGTCCGCGCTGCCGCCGGAAGGCTTCGGTGCAGGTTTGCGCGCTGGCCTGCGCTACGCCTTGCGCGCCGGTCGCCTGCAGGCGGTGCTGATCAAGTCGGCCGGGTTCTTCTTCTTTGCCAGTGCGGCCACCGCATTGCTGCCGCTGGTGGTGCGTGGTGAGCTGCAGGGTGGGGCAGGGCTGTATGGCTTCCTGCTCGGCTGCATCGGCATCGGTGCCGTGGCCGGCGCGCTTCTGCTACCGATTCTGCGCGCCAAGCTGGACCGCGACCTGCTGGTGCTGCTGGCGACGCTGGCGCTGGCGGTGAGCCTGCTGGGGCTGGCCTGGGTGCGCAGCACCGTGCTGCTGCCGTTGGCGATGCTGGTGAACGGCTTCGCCTGGATCACCGTGCTTTCGTCGCTGCAGATCGCCGCGCAGACCGCCGTGCCGCCGTGGGTGCGGGCGCGCGCGCTGTCGCTGTACATCATGGTGTTCTCGCTGGGCATGGCCGCTGGCGGTCTGAGCTGGGGCAGCGTGGCGCAGCGCAGTTCCATTCCGCTGGCGCTGACGATTGCCGCCATTGGCGCGGTAGTGGCCGGCCTGCTGGTCTGGCGTGTGCGCATTGCCGGCACCGAAACCCTGGACCTGCGGCCGGCCGGCACCTGGCCCGCGCCGGAACTGGCGCAGCCGGTGTCGCATGATCGCGGCCCGGTGCTGGTGACGGTGGAGTACCGTATTGAGGCGGCGGATCGTGCAGCGTTCCATGGGCTGATCGGCGAGCTGGGTCGGATTCGTCGGCGTGATGGCGCGGTGGTGTGGGGTGTGGCGGAGGATGTGGCCACGCCGGGGATCCACCTGGAGTATTTCGTGACCAGTTCCTGGGTGGAGCACCTGCGCCAGCATGAGCGGGTGACGGCCGAGGATCGTGTGTATCAGGAGCGCATCCGCGAACTGCACCGGGGCGAACATGCGCCAGTAGTGCGGCATTTCGTGGGCGGAGACGGCGTGTTGAAGCACATGGGGCACCATCACCACCACGACCTCGGGTAG